The Flavobacteriales bacterium genomic sequence GCCGACCTGGATGGTTGCTCGACCCGTTACCAGCACCAAGAGATCCCTCATGTCAATTGGAATGCCGAGTGGGAGAAGGACTATCATCCGGTAGAGGTCACAGAAGACTGTGTCATTCGGGCGCTCTTCCATGAGCCCATGCCTGAGTATGCCTACGAATTGATCATTCAGCCACAGATGTCCTTCGGGACCGGCCATCATCCGACTACACTTCTCATGATGCAGATGCTCTTGGAAATGGACCTAGAAGGACGAGAAGTGATCGATCTGGGATGTGGCACCGGAGTTCTGGCCATTCTAGCAGAGAAGAAAGGTGCGCAAAAAGTTCTGG encodes the following:
- the prmA gene encoding 50S ribosomal protein L11 methyltransferase, producing the protein MNHVELDIEVEPLIPFREIVVALLADQGFESFVEYEKGVKAYTPTQDFDESAIRSLLADLDGCSTRYQHQEIPHVNWNAEWEKDYHPVEVTEDCVIRALFHEPMPEYAYELIIQPQMSFGTGHHPTTLLMMQMLLEMDLEGREVIDLGCGTGVLAILAEKKGAQKVL